Proteins found in one Candidatus Binatia bacterium genomic segment:
- a CDS encoding PorV/PorQ family protein, translating into MSRPLENRMRPTCRGFAAALASWILLALAPHAALAAAGETGFASLKLGVGARPMGLGSAYVALVDDPTATYWNPAGLAAVRSTQITAMHNEWIQDFRQEYAAVGAPLGKGALGFAFTGFYTSELEGRDQVGNVTHNFGFNDITMTAGYGRSLAPGLDAGLALRYLREMIDDQSAATFAADLGARYRVKETGLSFGAAAQNFGGKPKLVDESFKLPATLRLGAAWSRPIVALHSTGTLTTEIRKARAEDARFHVGGELSYKDRLALRVGGKFGYDAEDVSFGIGLTQSKLRFDYALVPLSSDLGTAHFFSLTARL; encoded by the coding sequence ATGAGCCGTCCCCTGGAGAACCGCATGCGCCCGACCTGCCGTGGCTTCGCAGCCGCCCTCGCGTCCTGGATCCTCCTCGCGCTCGCCCCGCATGCGGCCCTGGCCGCGGCCGGCGAGACCGGATTCGCCTCCCTGAAGCTGGGCGTGGGCGCCCGGCCGATGGGTCTGGGCAGCGCCTACGTGGCGCTCGTGGACGATCCGACGGCCACCTACTGGAACCCGGCGGGGCTGGCCGCCGTCCGCTCCACCCAGATCACGGCCATGCACAACGAATGGATCCAGGACTTCCGCCAGGAGTACGCGGCGGTGGGCGCGCCCCTGGGGAAGGGCGCTTTGGGCTTCGCCTTCACCGGCTTCTACACGTCGGAGCTCGAGGGGCGCGACCAGGTCGGCAACGTCACCCATAACTTCGGTTTCAACGACATCACGATGACGGCCGGGTACGGCCGCTCGCTCGCCCCGGGCCTCGATGCCGGGCTGGCGTTGCGCTATCTGCGCGAGATGATCGACGACCAGAGCGCGGCGACGTTCGCCGCTGACCTGGGGGCGCGCTACCGCGTGAAGGAGACGGGGCTCTCGTTCGGGGCCGCGGCGCAGAACTTCGGCGGCAAGCCGAAGCTGGTGGACGAGTCGTTCAAGCTGCCGGCCACGCTCCGCCTGGGCGCCGCGTGGTCCAGGCCGATCGTCGCGCTGCATTCGACCGGAACGCTCACGACCGAGATCCGCAAGGCCCGCGCGGAGGACGCGCGGTTCCACGTCGGCGGGGAGCTTTCCTACAAGGACCGTCTGGCGCTGCGCGTGGGGGGGAAGTTCGGGTACGATGCGGAAGACGTCTCGTTCGGCATCGGCCTGACCCAGAGCAAGCTGCGGTTCGATTACGCGCTGGTGCCCCTGTCGTCCGATCTGGGCACCGCGCACTTCTTCTCGCTGACGGCGCGGCTGTAG
- a CDS encoding UDP-2,3-diacylglucosamine diphosphatase: MPDRGCAYFVADAHLGQGPLESSRARERDLLAFFDRVASEAAELYVVGDLFDFWFEYGHAIPKRFVGVLTALGSLSRSGVPVTYLGGNHDFWIGDYLRDELGVAFTDHPMALALQGRKIFLAHGDGLGPGDHGYKLLKRVLRNRAARFLFRWIHPDLGIPIASATSHTSRRHAPRPRRTEEEMRSLLAEPRYAEGFDAVLLAHFHRPIHQRANGRDFIVLGDWIERRTVVKLERGVFSMFEFSG; the protein is encoded by the coding sequence ATGCCCGACCGGGGTTGCGCCTATTTCGTCGCCGATGCCCACCTGGGCCAGGGTCCACTCGAATCCAGCCGGGCTCGCGAGCGCGATCTGCTCGCGTTTTTCGACCGCGTCGCCTCCGAGGCCGCGGAGCTCTACGTGGTCGGCGACCTCTTCGATTTCTGGTTCGAGTACGGCCATGCCATCCCGAAACGGTTCGTCGGCGTGCTCACGGCGCTCGGCTCCCTTTCCCGGAGCGGCGTCCCTGTTACGTATCTCGGCGGAAATCACGATTTCTGGATCGGTGATTATCTCCGCGACGAGCTGGGGGTGGCGTTTACCGACCACCCGATGGCGCTGGCGCTGCAAGGACGGAAGATCTTCCTGGCCCATGGCGACGGACTGGGCCCTGGGGACCACGGGTACAAGCTGCTGAAGCGGGTGCTCCGAAACCGCGCGGCCCGGTTCCTGTTTCGCTGGATCCACCCCGACCTCGGCATCCCGATCGCGAGCGCCACGTCGCACACCAGCCGGCGCCACGCCCCGCGCCCCCGGCGCACCGAAGAGGAGATGCGGTCCCTGCTGGCCGAGCCGCGCTATGCCGAAGGGTTCGACGCCGTGCTCCTCGCCCATTTCCACCGCCCCATCCACCAGCGTGCGAACGGCCGCGATTTCATCGTCCTCGGCGACTGGATCGAGCGGAGGACGGTGGTGAAGCTCGAGCGCGGCGTCTTCTCGATGTTCGAATTCAGCGGATGA